A section of the Oncorhynchus tshawytscha isolate Ot180627B linkage group LG09, Otsh_v2.0, whole genome shotgun sequence genome encodes:
- the nxnl2 gene encoding LOW QUALITY PROTEIN: nucleoredoxin-like protein 2 (The sequence of the model RefSeq protein was modified relative to this genomic sequence to represent the inferred CDS: substituted 1 base at 1 genomic stop codon) has product MVEVFVGKTLLNKEGDLIDPEETLRNKVVGIYFSAGWCPPCRDFTPSLCDFYTELVXESEPPAQFEIVFISSDKSSDDMVEYYHDMHGDWLALPWTDQYKHDLKNRYKITAVPKLVIVKENGDVITDKGRKQIRDQGLACFRSWLEVAEVFQNFKAS; this is encoded by the exons ATGGTGGAGGTTTTTGTTGGGAAAACTCTGCTCAATAAAGAAGGGGATCTTATTGATCCAGAGGAAACTCTCAGGAATAAAGTAGTAGGAATATATTTTTCTGCCGGCTGGTGCCCGCCTTGTCGAGATTTCACCCCTAGTCTATGCGATTTTTACACGGAACTTGTCTAGGAGAGCGAGCCACCTGCACAGTTCGAAATAGTTTTCATATCTTCTGACAAGTCAAGTGATGATATGGTGGAATATTATCATGACATGCACGGAGACTGGCTGGCCCTGCCATGGACGGATCAATACAAACA TGATCTCAAGAACAGGTACAAAATCACAGCAGTCCCCAAGCTGGTGATTGTGAAGGAGAATGGAGATGTGATCACAGACAAAGGCAGGAAACAGATCCGGGACCAGGGCCTGGCCTGCTTCAGGAGCTGGCTTGAGGTGGCCGAAGTCTTCCAGAACTTTAAAGCTTCCTAG
- the LOC112257406 gene encoding spindlin-Z isoform X2 has translation MNEDPIREECARPEIQSRCRKHKNSMGPNKVVSSSAPRRNMVGCRIQHIWKEGSTASQSLWKGMVLDQVPVNPSLYLIKYDGFDCVYGLELHKDERVQGLEVLPDRQASTRASDVNLADTMIGKAVEHMFETEDGTKDEWRGMVLARAPIMNTWFFITYEKDPVLYMYQLLDDYKEGDLRIMPDSNDTPPAEREPGEVVDSLVGKQVEYAKEDGSKRTGMVIHQVDAKPSVYFIKFDDDFHIYVYDLVKTS, from the exons GAAACACAAGAACAGCATGGGCCCCAACAAGGTGGTGTCGTCGTCTGCGCCCCGCCGGAACATGGTGGGCTGTCGTATCCAGCACATCTGGAAGGAGGGGAGCACTGCGTCTCAGTCGCTGTGGAAAGGCATGGTGCTGGACCAGGTGCCCGTCAACCCCTCGCTTTACCTCATCAAGTACGACGGCTTTGACTGTGTCTACGGCCTGGAGCTACATAAAGATGAGAGGGTGCAGGGACTTGAGGTGCTCCCTGACCGTCAAG CCTCCACGCGCGCCAGCGACGTCAACCTGGCTGACACGATGATAGGGAAGGCTGTAGAGCATATGTTTGAGACGGAGGACGGGACTAAAGACGAGTGGAGGGGCATGGTTCTGGCCCGAGCCCCCATCATGAACACCTGGTTCTTCATCACATACGAGAAAGACCCCGTTCTGTACATGTACCAGCTCCTAGACGACTACAAGGAGGGAGACCTGAGGATCATGCCTGACTCCA ATGACACTCCGCCTGCAGAGCGGGAGCCAGGGGAGGTAGTGGACAGTCTGGTAGGGAAACAGGTAGAGTACGCCAAAGAGGACGGCTCCAAACGAACTGGCATGGTTATCCACCAGGTGGATGCCAAACCCTCAGTCTACTTCATCAAGTTCGACGACGACTTCCACATCTACGTCTACGACCTTGTCAAGACCTCCTAA